From Clostridium sp. SY8519:
GGCGGTTTGTTTCCGAACAGGGTTCTGCCGGTCAGCCGCAGATCCTCACGCTGATCCCTCAGTTTCTTGTCAATCAGGAAGTATTCCTGTTCGGAACCTACCTGGGCGGTGACCCGTTTTGTCTCCGTATCCCCGAAAAGCCGCAGGATTCTGACTGCCTGTCTGGATACTTCATCCATGGACTTTAACAGCGGTGTCTTTTTATCCAGTGCCTGTCCGGAATAGGAGCAGAAAATTGTGGGAATGTATAAGGAATCGTCTTTGACAAAGGCAAAGGATGTGGGATCCCATGCCGTATAACCTCTTGCCTCAAAGGTGGCCCGCAGACCGCCGGAAGGGAACGAGGAAGCATCCGGCTCGCCTTTTACCAGCTCTTTGCCGGAGAATTCCATAACGATCTTCCCGCCTTCGGAAGGATTGATGAAGCTGTCGTGCTTCTCTGCTGTTACGCCGGTCATCGGCTGGAACCAGTGGGTAAAGTGGGTCGCGCCTTTTTCAATCGCCCACTGCTTCATCCCCTCCGCAATTTCATTTGCGGTCGCGAGATCCAGCTGCGTGCCGTCGGTGACACATTTTTTCCAGGCCTGATACGTAGCCTTGGAAAGACGCTGTTTCATGGTTTCTTCGTTAAACACCATACTTCCGAAAAGTTCCGGTAAAGTTTCTGTACTGCTGGTCATAGTCAGTCCTTTCTCTGCCTGCGGCAGTCGAATCAATTTTTTAAGAAGCTGGAATTTTCACATTTTGCCACTGTAAAAAACAGAAAAAAGGCAATGGGAATCCAACGTGGATGTGGCCCCATTGCCGCTATTCGTTTCAATTATTCCATTGCCTCCGGCAGATGCGCTGCCTGCTGTTGTGCTGCAACACATACCTGCTGTAAAAATTTGTCTTTGATTATATGGCGTCCGTATGGAATTGTCAATAGGATTTTATGGTTGACTTCTGAAAAAAACTGTGTATACTGACTGTAAAAGCAAAGGCGCTTTGATCGGTATCCCGGTCAGAGCGTCTTTTTCTTTATTATCAAAAACACTTCCCCTTTTTGGAAGTGCTTACAGGAGGAACAAATCTATGTGTTCAATCATGGGTTACATGGGCAGCCGGATGACTGCCGAAGAATTTGCGGACGCACTGGCCGCCACCACATCCAGGGGCCCGGACGCCACCCGGATCACCGATATCCCCAACGGGTATCTCGGTTTCAACCGACTCGCTATTATGGGGCTGACTGCCTCCGGTATGCAGCCGTTTACACGAAACCGGAACGCACTGGTGTGCAACGGTGAGATCTTCGGATTCCGTCCCATCAAGGCACAGCTGGAAGCCGAGGGCTGCCGCTTTGAAAGCGACAGCGACTGCGAAATCCTCCTGCCGATGTATGAGAAACTGGGCACCGACATGTTCTCCCGTCTGGACGGGGAATTTGCCCTTATTATATATGATGCAGACAAAGACTCCCTCATCGCAGCCCGCGATCCCATGGGCATCAGACCCCTTTACTACTGTTATGACAGCGATGAAAATATTGTGTTTGCATCTGAACCAAAGAATCTTACGAAATATTTCGACCGTATTATGCCGTTTCCACCAGGGTATTACTACGAAAACGGAGAGTTCATCTGTTATCGGGACATGTCGGAATCCAGTTTCTATTCCAAAGATTCTATGGACGAAATCAGCCGCAACATACACGATAAGCTGATCGCCGGCGTACGCAAGCGGATGGACTCCGACACACCGGTAGGCTTTCTGCTGAGCGGAGGCCTGGATTCCTCCCTGGTCTGCGGAATTGCGGCCCGGGACAGCAGCCGGCCGATCCGCACCTTTGCCATCGGCATGGATACGGATGCCATCGACTTGAAATATGCCCGGGAAGTGGCGGAATATATTCACAGTGATCACACGGAAGTCATTATCTCCGCCCAGGATGTCATCGATGCCCTGGAGCCGGTTATCCGGATTCTCGGCACTTACGATATCACCACCATCCGTGCCTCCATCGGCATGTATCTGGTGTGTAAATACATCCATGAGCACACGGATATCCGCGTGCTGCTCACCGGCGAGATCTCTGACGAACTCTTCGGCTACAAATATACCGATTTCGCGCCGAGTCCGGAAGCCTTCCAGGAAGAAGCCCGGAAACGGATCCACGAAATCCACATGTACGATGTGCTTCGGGCCGACCGCTGCATCAGCAGCAACAGCCTGGAAGCCCGGGTTCCCTTCGGTGATCTGGACTTCGTTGACTACGTCATGCATATCGATCCGGAGATCAAGATGAACCATTACGGCATCGGCAAATATCTGCTGCGCCATGCGTTTGAAAAAGACGCCCTGATCCCGGAGAATATCCTTATGCGGGAAAAAGCCGCCTTTTCCGACGCGGTAGGCCATTCCCTGCGGGATGACCTGCAGGACTATGCGGAACAGCACTACACAGACGCCGAGGCCCAAGCCCTTTACGGCAAATACAAAAACCCGTCACCCTTTACCAAAGAATCCCTGCTCTACCGGGAAATCTTTGAGAAATACTATCCGGGTGAATCCCAGATGGTGATCGACTACTGGATGCCGAACCGGGACTGGGAAGGATGCGATGTCAACGATCCTTCTGCCCGTGTACTTTCCAACTACGGCGCTTCCGGCGAATGATGCCGTCCCTGCCGTCCGCCCGATCCTTCGCGGACTTCTGAAAAAAACACGCCGGCAATAGCCGGTTCAATACCTGCCGTCCATTCCGGACGGCAGGTTTTTTATCTGGCTGCGGAATTTATTCAAACCGGTTTTTCGATGTCTCTTCCGGCAGTTCAGTCGGATATTCTCCGGAGAAGCATGCGGTACATGTCTGGTCCGCGTATTCCCCCGCCAGCTGTCTGGCATGTTCCAGGGACAGATAGCCCAGGGAGTCCGCGCCGATAAACGCGGCGGTTTCCTCCACGGAGTAGCGGCAGGCAATCAGATTCTCCTTGGAATCAATATCTGTGCCGTAATAGCACGGATTGAGAAACGGCGGCGCGGAAATACGCATATGCACTTTTCTGGCGCCTGCGTCCCGTACCAGCTGTACCAGACGTCTGGATGTGGTGCCCCGGACAATGGAATCATCCACCAGGATCACGTCTTTGCCCCGGATGACTTCGGATATGGCGTTTAATTTCAGGCGCACCAGTTTTTCCCGCTCTTCCTGTGTCGGCGCAATGAATGTCCTGCCGATGTATTTATTCTTCATCAGACCGATTTCATAAGGGATTCCCGATCCTCTGGAATAGCCGATGGCTGCGTCCAGGCCCGAATCCGGCACGCCGATGACCAGATCCGCCTGTACCGGATGCTCCTTGGCCAGGAATTTTCCCGCTTTTACCCGGGCTTCATGGACGGAGATCCCCTGGATCACAGAGTCCGGACGCGCAAAGTAAATATACTCAAAAATGCAGAAGGAAGGTTTTTTCTTTCCGCAGTGGGTGCGGATGGAACGGAGACCGTTACCGTCTGCCACAACAATTTCACCCGGATCCAGCTCCCGTTCGAATCTGGCGCCTACCGCATCCAGCGCGCAGGTCTCCGAAGCAAATACATATGCGCCTTCCGGTGTCCTTCCGTAACACAGCGGGCGGAATCCCCGGGGATCCCTTGCGGCAATCAGCTTGGCCGGAGACATCAGAAGCAGCGAGTATGCGCCGTCGATGGTATACATGGCGCGTTCCAGCGCCTCTTCGATGGAGCCGCAGTTCAGTCTTTCTCTGGTCACAATGTATGAGATTACCTCAGTATCGCTGGTGGTGTGAAAGATGCAGCCTTTCATCTCCAGTTCTCTGCGCAGCACATCTGAATTCACCAGATTGCCGTTATGGACCAGGGCAAGCTGTCCTTTGATATGTTTGATGACCATTGGCTGGGCATTGCTTCTGGTTACTGTGCCGCTGGTAGAATAGCGGACATGCCCTACTGCCATATTGCCCGCTCCAAGGGCATCAATCTCCGCCTTGCTGAATACTTCCTGCACCAGGCCGAGATCCTTGTGTACATAGATCAGGCGGTCTCTGTTCACTGCGATGCCGGCAGATTCCTGCCCTCTGTGCTGCAGCGCGGTCAGTCCGTAGTACACCTGCTGAGCCAATGCTCCGTCGGTCTCCTGACGGATGCCGAAGATTCCGCACTCTTCATGTATTTCCTGCATGGTATCTGTTCCTCCTTCATGCACCGACTATACGGTTCCAGCAAAAAAGTTACTCCAGTTTCCTCAGATATGTCAAGGGCTTTTCCCTGTTTATCGGAAAATTCTTGACACGCAATTTCCCGCAACGTATAATTTGACTGTATTTTGAACTGATTGAGGCAAAGACGTCCGCAGATACCCACTGAAGCATCGGCCGGATTTTCTTGCCTCTTTTTTGTTTCTGCTGCGCAGGCGGATATGGAGGATTCATATGAAAGCATACAGAGAAATTATAGATTTTATCGAAGAGGAAAATGTCCAGTTTATCCGGCTGGCCTTCTTCGACGTGTTCGGCAAGCAGAAAAACATTGCCATCATGCCCGGTGAGCTGCACCGCGCCTTCACGGAAGGCATCTCCTTCTATGGCGGGGCGATTGCCGGTTTCGGCACGGCAGCCCGCTCGGATCTCTTTCTTCATCCGGACCCCACTACCTTTTCCCTGGTGCCCTGGCGGCCCATCGACGGCCGTGTCGCCAAGATGTTCTGTGATATCACCTATCCGGACGGCACTCCCTTCGAACGGGACAGCCGCGCCATCCTGAAGCAGGCGGTATCCACCGCCCGGGAGAAAGGCGTGGAAGTGTATTTCGGACCGGAAGTGGAATTCTATGTCTTCAAAAAAGACGATTACGGCAATCCCACTAACATTCCGCTGGACAACGCCAGCTACATGGATGTGGATCCGGAAGACCGGGGCGACAACATCCGCCGGGATATCTGCTTTACCCTGCAGGAAATGAACATCACCCCGGAAACCTCCCATCATGAACAGGGTCCCGGCCAGAATGAAGTGGATTTCCGCTACTCCGATGCCCTGACTTCCGCGGATAATACCGCTACCTTTAAATGGGTCGTAAAAAGCATTGCCGAAAGCAACGGCAACTGGGTGGACTTTTCCCCAAAACCCCTTCCGGACAAACCGGGCAATGGCATGCATCTGAACATTTCCATTCTGGACAAATCCGGCAAAGACCGGACCGATTCGTTTATGGCAGGCATTCTCCACTATATTCTGGATATGACACTGTTCCTGAACCCTACCGCGGAATCCTACAACCGCCTGGGGCACAGCATGGAAGCGCCCCAGTATGTCAGCTGGTCCGCCGAAAACCGCTCCCAGCTCATCCGCATTCCCGCATCAGATCAGAAGCGGATCGAACTGCGCTCCCCGGACCCCACCGCCAATCCCTACATTGCTTACGCCCTTCTGATTTACGCAGGACTGGAAGGACTGGAAAAAGGCCTTGTCCCCAGCGCTCCTGTCGACAGGAATCTCTATCAGGTGGATGTGGCCCTGGAAGAGGATCTGACTCCCCTTCCGTCTTCCATCAGCGAAGCCGCGAAATACGCGAATCAGAGCGCCTTTATCCGTGAGCACATCCCGGCGTCTCTTCTGGACGCGTATCTGAAACAGGCACAGCAGTAAGAAAGGACAGGTATGGCACGCACAGAGTATTCCTGCAATGCACTGATTGTCACCAAAAGCACCAATGCATACAATTCCATTGCCACCGTGGTCAAATCCGTTTTCACGAAAACCACCCAGGCCGCTTCCATCGTGCAGGCCCGTCAACGGCTTGCCTCCGGCGATATCCGGGCACTGATCATCAACACCCCCGCAGCAGATGAATTCGGCATTGAAGCCGCCATCGATCTGTCTTTCCGGCACACCATCGCGATTCTTCTGATTGTCAAGGCGGATATCTACGACCGGGTAAACTATCAGACCCAGGGCACCGGTATACTGGTTCTGACCCGGCCTCTGAAGGGACAGATCCTTGTGGAAGCAGCCAATATCATGAAAGCCACCCAGAGCCGGTTGGCTGTCATGGCTGCCGAAAACGCGAAACTGCGCAAACGTCTGGACGAGCTGGGACTGATCACCCGGGCCAAATGCCTGCTGATCGAACACGAGCATCTCACCGAGGACATGGCGCATCACACGCTGGAAAAGACCGCCATGGATCAGGGACTGTCAAAGAAGGAAGTGGCGGTTCAGATTATCCGCAGATATGAATAATACGGCGGAATACCGATCCCTCCAACGGAGGAACACAGCTTACCTGCTGTAAAGATTCTGTAAACTGTTTCGAAACAAAACATGAAACTTATCAGGGTCCGCAGAAAGCATTAGAACATTGGACCGGATTGTACTATAATAATCTTATCTTGTGAACGGCATAAAACACAGCAAGGAGAACTTATACACATGAAGATATTACTGGTTTATCCTGAGTATCCGGTTACATTCTGGAGCTTTAAATACGCACTGAACTTTATCCACAAAAAATCAAACCTCCCGCCCCTGGGCATCCTGACCGTAGCGGCCATGCTTCCGGAGGACTGGGATCTGGAGCTGGTGGACATGAATGTTGACCCTCTGCGGGACAGTCAGATCCGCCGGGCGGATTATGTCATGATCAGCGCGATGAATATTCAGCAGGACTCGGTCCGCACGGTGATTGACCGCTGCAAAAAGCTGAATACCAAAACAGTGGGCGGCGGCCCCCTGTTTTCCACCGAACCGGAAAAATACGATGACGTAGATCATCTGCTTCTGTATGAAGGTGAGATCTGCGTACCGGAATTTGTGGCAGACCTGAAAAAAGGTACGCCCCGGCACATCTACCGTTTTGAAGAATATCCTTCCATTACCGAAACCCCTATCCCCCGCTGGGATCTGTTAGATAAAAAACAGTACGCCATGCTCAGCCTGCAGTACTCCCGGGGCTGCCCGTTCCACTGCGAATTCTGCAACATCGTGTCCCTGTTCGGGCATACGCCCCGCACCAAGAGCACCGATCAGATTCTGGCCGAGCTGGACGCCATCTACGACATCGGCTGGAGAGGCGCCATCTTTTTTGTAGATGACAATTTTATCGGCAACAAGAAAAAATTAAAGACCGAAGTTCTTCCTGCCATGATCCAGTGGATGCGCCAAAGAGACTATCCCTTTGCCTTCTTTACGGAAGTATCCATCAATCTCTCCGATGATGAGGAACTCATGAACCTTATGGCAGAAGCCGGGTTTGACAACGTCTTCATCGGCATTGAGACTGTGGACGATGACTGTCTGAATGAATGCGAGAAAGTCCAGAACCAGAAGCGTGACCTGGTGGAATGCGTCCGAACCATCCAGCAGCACGGCATGCAGGTCCAGGGCGGATTTATCATGGGATTTGATCACGAAAAACCCACCATCTTCAAAAATATGCACCGGTTCATTCAGCGCAGCGGCATCGTGACCGCCATGGTCGGCCTCCTGACAGCGCCTCCCGGCACGAAACTCTACGACCGCATGAAAAAAGAAAACCGGCTGGTGGACGAGTTTTCCGGCATCAACACCAAAACCGACATGAATTTTATCCCAAAGATGAACATGGACACGCTGCTGCATGGCTATACCAGCATGGTGCGCTCCATCTACAAGCCGAAAAACTACTACCACCGTGTCCGGACGTTTCTGGCCAACTACAGGCCGAAAGGACTGCACAAATCCAAACTGACCCTTACGGAATTTAACGCCTTTCTGAAGTCCTGCTTCCTTCTTGGAATTGTATCCAAAGACCGGAACGACTACTGGAGACTCCTGTTCTGGACACTGAAAAACCGCCCGGAACTCTTCGGACGGGCGGTTGCTTTCTCGATTTACGGCTATCACTTCCGCAAGTGTCTGCCGGAACAGCTGTAAGTATCTTTGGAAACGGCTGCCGGTTTCCTCTTCCGTAAGTATCTTCGGAAATGACTGCCGGCTCCCTCTTCTGCAAATATCTGCGGAAGCGGGAGCCGGCTCTTTTTCAGCACAGAATCAGTTCGGTGACAAAGACCACTGCGCAGCATACCGCTGCCACCTGAAACAGGCCGGCCCTCAGCCATGCGCAGAGGACACCGGCCGCCAGGGCCAGGGCACCGGCGGCCGGTGTCTGTGTGGCTTTCAGAATCGCCGGAAATGTCATCACAGCCAGCGTCACATAGGGCACGTAGTACAGAAACGACTGCACAAACCGGTTGCGGATCGGCTTCCGGATCAAAAGAATCGGCAGCACGCGCACCAGATATGTGGTCAGTGCCATCAGCCCAATATATACATATACATTCGGAGCCATGCTACAAGTTCTCCTTTCTGCTTTCCGGCGAAAGGCCGGTTTCCGGATGTTCCTGTTCCGAAAGCGCCTCTCCGGGCGCTTTTTCCGGCTGAATCGGGCACAGCAGCGCCGCCAGCGCGGATATTCCGACGGTCAGAAGAATGGTGCGGTTGCCTTCTGACAGTCTGGAAATTCCGGGCAGCACGCCGGCTGCCCAGCTGGCCGCAAAGGCAATGGCCACAAACACACCGACTTTTTTATCTTTTCTGGATGGCGGGATAATAATCGCGAGAAACATGCCGTACAGCGCTACGCTTAAGGCGCTGACCAGCCGCAGCGGAAGAATGTTTCCCACCACAATCCCGGCTGTGGCCCCCGCCGCCCACACAGGCATACAGAGACACCAGGCTCCCAGCGGATACAGCACCTGCAGCGGCCCCCTTCTGGCAATCGTTATGCCAAAGATTTCATCTGTAATGGTAACCCCTGTCAGCATCCGCTTTCCCAGTGAGGTCCCAGGCGGAATTTTCTGATTCAGTGCAAATCCCATCAGAAGGTAGCGCGCATTTGTAATTATGGACACCAGCACCAGCTGCAGATAGCCTGCCTGGGCCGCAAACATGGTAAATCCCACATACTGGCCGGCCGACGCATAGACCAGCGCGCTGGCCAAAAAGCCCTGACCGGCAGTAAATCCGGCACTTCTGGCAATGATTCCCAGTGAAAATGACACGGCGAAATACCCGATAGCGATGGGAACTCCATCTCTGACGCCGTCTGTAAAAACTTTTCTTTTCTGATCCATTTCCTGCCCCGTACGATCTTTCTCCCTGTTCCGTACAATTTTTTCTGCTCTGTACCATCTTATTTCCCGCTTCCCAGGATCTCTGTAACAGACCTGGTCCTGCAGATCCGCAGGCAGAGCTTTTCCTCTTTTCCCGGATCCGGCAGATTTCTTTTTCTTCTGCCGTTTTCAGCCCAGCCGACGGTGATAAGTTATACCGGATTCACATGGACCATGCAGTGCTTTACCCGCGGAAAATTCTTTTCAATCGTCCCGTGCACCTGCTCCGCAATCGCGTGTGCCTCCCGCAGGCTCATATCGCCTGCTGCACGGATTTCCACATCCACATAGACTTTGGATCCGAAGGTGCGTGTTTTCAGTTCATCCACACCGCGCACACCGTCCACTGAGCAGATGGTGCGGCGCAGTTCTTCCACAGTCTCCGGCGTGCAGGCATGATCTGTCATCTTGCTGACCGCATCCCGGAAAATATCTATCGCAGATTTTATGATAAAAATGCAGATCACCACGCTGGCCAGGGGATCCATCGCCGGGAAACCCATCCGGGCGCCGATCACACCCACCAGACTGCCCACCGAAGACAGGGCGTCGGAGCGATGATGCCATGCGTCCGCCATCAGTGCGGTGGAGTCAATCTGTTTGGCCGCGTTTCTTGTATACCAGTACATTCCCTCTTTGACTGCAATGGATACCACTGCAGCCACAAGCGCAAGCAGACCGGGAATTCCCAGATGTTCGTAGGAACCCGACCGAAGTGTCCGGATTCCCGCCATTCCGATTCCGGCGCCGGTAATGCCAAGCATCACCGCCAGCACCAGCGACGCCACACATTCAAAGCGTTCATGGCCGTACGGATGGCTGGCATCCGACTCCCTGCCGGAGATCTTTACACCGATGATTACAATAAATGTGCTGAGCACATCTGAAGCAGAATGGATACTGTCCGATATCATTGCGCTGGAACCGGCAAAAATACCAGCCAGCAGTTTGAACAGTGTCAGCAGTACATTGGTCACAATACTGACCGCTGATACCTCCATGGCAATTTTTTCTCCGGACTGATGGTCTGTGTCATATTCTTTCCATTTCAATGTATCACACCTCATCTTCCGCATAAAATAAAACAGATTCCAGTCGATTATACTGTAGAACCGGACAGTATGCAAATCTCCGGAACAAACGCCGAAGATGGCGGAAAAACATTGAATCCTTTTGTTTCTTCCACTCTTTTTGCCGTCTGCGCCGGATATCTGCTTCAGCAGAAAAACTCCCGGCAGCTGGATCTGCTGCCGGGAGGCCGACGCCCCTGGGGGCCGTTATATTACCGGATCTGTCTGTTTTTACCGGATTTTCAGTTTCTGCGCTTTCTTATCTGTTTTCATAACC
This genomic window contains:
- the asnB gene encoding asparagine synthase B encodes the protein MCSIMGYMGSRMTAEEFADALAATTSRGPDATRITDIPNGYLGFNRLAIMGLTASGMQPFTRNRNALVCNGEIFGFRPIKAQLEAEGCRFESDSDCEILLPMYEKLGTDMFSRLDGEFALIIYDADKDSLIAARDPMGIRPLYYCYDSDENIVFASEPKNLTKYFDRIMPFPPGYYYENGEFICYRDMSESSFYSKDSMDEISRNIHDKLIAGVRKRMDSDTPVGFLLSGGLDSSLVCGIAARDSSRPIRTFAIGMDTDAIDLKYAREVAEYIHSDHTEVIISAQDVIDALEPVIRILGTYDITTIRASIGMYLVCKYIHEHTDIRVLLTGEISDELFGYKYTDFAPSPEAFQEEARKRIHEIHMYDVLRADRCISSNSLEARVPFGDLDFVDYVMHIDPEIKMNHYGIGKYLLRHAFEKDALIPENILMREKAAFSDAVGHSLRDDLQDYAEQHYTDAEAQALYGKYKNPSPFTKESLLYREIFEKYYPGESQMVIDYWMPNRDWEGCDVNDPSARVLSNYGASGE
- the purF gene encoding amidophosphoribosyltransferase — protein: MQEIHEECGIFGIRQETDGALAQQVYYGLTALQHRGQESAGIAVNRDRLIYVHKDLGLVQEVFSKAEIDALGAGNMAVGHVRYSTSGTVTRSNAQPMVIKHIKGQLALVHNGNLVNSDVLRRELEMKGCIFHTTSDTEVISYIVTRERLNCGSIEEALERAMYTIDGAYSLLLMSPAKLIAARDPRGFRPLCYGRTPEGAYVFASETCALDAVGARFERELDPGEIVVADGNGLRSIRTHCGKKKPSFCIFEYIYFARPDSVIQGISVHEARVKAGKFLAKEHPVQADLVIGVPDSGLDAAIGYSRGSGIPYEIGLMKNKYIGRTFIAPTQEEREKLVRLKLNAISEVIRGKDVILVDDSIVRGTTSRRLVQLVRDAGARKVHMRISAPPFLNPCYYGTDIDSKENLIACRYSVEETAAFIGADSLGYLSLEHARQLAGEYADQTCTACFSGEYPTELPEETSKNRFE
- a CDS encoding glutamine synthetase family protein, which encodes MKAYREIIDFIEEENVQFIRLAFFDVFGKQKNIAIMPGELHRAFTEGISFYGGAIAGFGTAARSDLFLHPDPTTFSLVPWRPIDGRVAKMFCDITYPDGTPFERDSRAILKQAVSTAREKGVEVYFGPEVEFYVFKKDDYGNPTNIPLDNASYMDVDPEDRGDNIRRDICFTLQEMNITPETSHHEQGPGQNEVDFRYSDALTSADNTATFKWVVKSIAESNGNWVDFSPKPLPDKPGNGMHLNISILDKSGKDRTDSFMAGILHYILDMTLFLNPTAESYNRLGHSMEAPQYVSWSAENRSQLIRIPASDQKRIELRSPDPTANPYIAYALLIYAGLEGLEKGLVPSAPVDRNLYQVDVALEEDLTPLPSSISEAAKYANQSAFIREHIPASLLDAYLKQAQQ
- a CDS encoding ANTAR domain-containing protein, with the protein product MARTEYSCNALIVTKSTNAYNSIATVVKSVFTKTTQAASIVQARQRLASGDIRALIINTPAADEFGIEAAIDLSFRHTIAILLIVKADIYDRVNYQTQGTGILVLTRPLKGQILVEAANIMKATQSRLAVMAAENAKLRKRLDELGLITRAKCLLIEHEHLTEDMAHHTLEKTAMDQGLSKKEVAVQIIRRYE
- a CDS encoding B12-binding domain-containing radical SAM protein, whose product is MKILLVYPEYPVTFWSFKYALNFIHKKSNLPPLGILTVAAMLPEDWDLELVDMNVDPLRDSQIRRADYVMISAMNIQQDSVRTVIDRCKKLNTKTVGGGPLFSTEPEKYDDVDHLLLYEGEICVPEFVADLKKGTPRHIYRFEEYPSITETPIPRWDLLDKKQYAMLSLQYSRGCPFHCEFCNIVSLFGHTPRTKSTDQILAELDAIYDIGWRGAIFFVDDNFIGNKKKLKTEVLPAMIQWMRQRDYPFAFFTEVSINLSDDEELMNLMAEAGFDNVFIGIETVDDDCLNECEKVQNQKRDLVECVRTIQQHGMQVQGGFIMGFDHEKPTIFKNMHRFIQRSGIVTAMVGLLTAPPGTKLYDRMKKENRLVDEFSGINTKTDMNFIPKMNMDTLLHGYTSMVRSIYKPKNYYHRVRTFLANYRPKGLHKSKLTLTEFNAFLKSCFLLGIVSKDRNDYWRLLFWTLKNRPELFGRAVAFSIYGYHFRKCLPEQL
- a CDS encoding AzlD domain-containing protein, yielding MAPNVYVYIGLMALTTYLVRVLPILLIRKPIRNRFVQSFLYYVPYVTLAVMTFPAILKATQTPAAGALALAAGVLCAWLRAGLFQVAAVCCAVVFVTELILC
- a CDS encoding AzlC family ABC transporter permease, whose amino-acid sequence is MDQKRKVFTDGVRDGVPIAIGYFAVSFSLGIIARSAGFTAGQGFLASALVYASAGQYVGFTMFAAQAGYLQLVLVSIITNARYLLMGFALNQKIPPGTSLGKRMLTGVTITDEIFGITIARRGPLQVLYPLGAWCLCMPVWAAGATAGIVVGNILPLRLVSALSVALYGMFLAIIIPPSRKDKKVGVFVAIAFAASWAAGVLPGISRLSEGNRTILLTVGISALAALLCPIQPEKAPGEALSEQEHPETGLSPESRKENL
- a CDS encoding cation diffusion facilitator family transporter, yielding MEVSAVSIVTNVLLTLFKLLAGIFAGSSAMISDSIHSASDVLSTFIVIIGVKISGRESDASHPYGHERFECVASLVLAVMLGITGAGIGMAGIRTLRSGSYEHLGIPGLLALVAAVVSIAVKEGMYWYTRNAAKQIDSTALMADAWHHRSDALSSVGSLVGVIGARMGFPAMDPLASVVICIFIIKSAIDIFRDAVSKMTDHACTPETVEELRRTICSVDGVRGVDELKTRTFGSKVYVDVEIRAAGDMSLREAHAIAEQVHGTIEKNFPRVKHCMVHVNPV